A portion of the Faecalibacterium sp. I3-3-89 genome contains these proteins:
- a CDS encoding type IV toxin-antitoxin system AbiEi family antitoxin domain-containing protein has protein sequence MMNMNNLAQTHEILTPQLATKVGLTKFEFYKYVKANEYEQVGHGVYAAKDTWIDELAMLHRRCPMGVFSHDEAFYYYGLTDREPLVHTLTIYSGYNVHRLKEDGYKVYTVKKELLDVGKQIVKSNQGNEIPMYDLERTICDLVRSRSSIEVQDFNAVLKAYVGRKDKDLNKLMKYAKLFRVDKIIRNYMEVLL, from the coding sequence GAGATTTTAACACCGCAGCTTGCAACAAAAGTAGGTTTAACGAAATTTGAGTTTTATAAATATGTAAAGGCCAATGAATACGAGCAAGTCGGACATGGCGTATACGCAGCAAAAGATACTTGGATTGACGAATTAGCAATGCTGCACCGCCGCTGCCCGATGGGAGTGTTTTCTCATGATGAAGCGTTCTATTATTATGGGCTGACAGATCGGGAACCGCTTGTTCATACACTCACGATTTATAGTGGATATAATGTTCATCGCTTGAAAGAGGATGGCTATAAGGTTTATACAGTAAAAAAGGAACTTCTTGACGTTGGCAAGCAAATCGTAAAAAGCAATCAGGGAAATGAAATTCCTATGTACGATTTGGAACGGACAATTTGCGACTTGGTGCGGAGTAGAAGTTCTATAGAAGTACAGGATTTCAATGCAGTATTAAAAGCGTATGTCGGGAGAAAAGATAAGGACCTTAATAAACTGATGAAGTATGCAAAGCTATTTCGAGTGGATAAGATCATCCGAAATTATATGGAGGTACTACTGTAA
- a CDS encoding glycosyltransferase family 4 protein: MTSGGLAAVSSSAFAALYSAFGKYDVVHIHAEGPAFFAWLPKMFGKRVVVTVHGIDWQREKWQSGLGSKFIHQGEKNAAKYADEVIVLSKGVQDYFKETYGRETHFIPNGVNRPQIREANLITEKFGLKKDSYILFLGRLVPEKGIRYLVEAFKNVKRDKKLVIAGGSSDTDSFMEELKELAKGDDRM, from the coding sequence TTGACATCAGGGGGACTTGCTGCAGTCAGCTCCTCCGCATTTGCGGCACTTTATAGTGCATTTGGAAAATACGATGTGGTGCACATCCACGCCGAAGGACCGGCGTTCTTTGCATGGCTGCCGAAGATGTTTGGGAAAAGAGTTGTTGTTACCGTCCATGGCATTGATTGGCAGCGCGAGAAATGGCAATCAGGACTTGGTTCTAAGTTTATCCACCAAGGCGAAAAAAATGCTGCGAAATATGCGGACGAGGTCATTGTTCTGAGCAAAGGAGTGCAGGACTATTTTAAGGAAACTTATGGAAGAGAAACGCACTTTATCCCCAATGGCGTGAATAGGCCGCAGATTCGGGAAGCAAATCTGATTACGGAGAAGTTCGGGCTGAAAAAAGACTCATACATATTGTTCCTCGGTCGTCTGGTGCCGGAAAAGGGGATTCGATATCTGGTTGAGGCCTTCAAGAATGTCAAGAGGGATAAAAAGCTGGTTATCGCAGGCGGCTCCAGTGATACGGATTCCTTTATGGAGGAATTGAAAGAACTGGCGAAGGGTGACGATCGGATGTAA
- a CDS encoding adenylate/guanylate cyclase domain-containing protein, with product MADYDYKAGKQRLEEILDNDMEVVEQDKLPNDDDFTFTNGYYSWVSAIFVDMRDSTELCADEDKEKLAKVFRSFSSEIIEILRDDEKLREIGIRGDCVYAVYTSPLKTDIYECADKCFYVNTFMKMLNRLLKQHSLPEIKVGIGLSSAQELVVKAGRKGVGINSKIWIGKAVTRACHYANYGNKDGNPAIVFGSCSYNNMIDQLIKNDPDKNPKEWFTYHKDEGEGDYYTANIIKTGFDNWISSGMKID from the coding sequence ATGGCTGATTATGATTACAAAGCAGGTAAGCAAAGGCTAGAAGAAATTTTAGATAACGATATGGAGGTTGTTGAGCAAGATAAACTTCCAAATGACGATGATTTCACATTCACAAACGGCTACTATAGTTGGGTGAGTGCCATTTTTGTAGATATGCGTGATTCAACAGAATTGTGTGCAGATGAAGACAAAGAAAAATTAGCTAAGGTCTTTCGAAGCTTTTCCTCAGAGATTATTGAAATCTTGAGAGATGATGAAAAACTTCGAGAAATCGGCATTCGTGGAGATTGCGTGTATGCGGTATACACGAGCCCTTTGAAAACAGATATATATGAGTGTGCAGATAAGTGTTTTTATGTAAACACATTTATGAAGATGCTTAACCGACTTCTTAAACAACATAGTTTGCCGGAGATTAAAGTCGGGATTGGCTTATCTTCAGCTCAAGAATTGGTAGTTAAGGCAGGACGAAAAGGCGTTGGAATTAACAGTAAAATATGGATTGGTAAAGCTGTAACTAGAGCCTGCCACTATGCTAATTATGGAAATAAAGATGGAAATCCAGCAATTGTTTTTGGATCTTGCAGTTACAATAATATGATTGATCAGTTAATAAAGAATGATCCTGATAAGAACCCAAAAGAATGGTTTACATATCATAAAGATGAAGGAGAGGGAGATTATTACACTGCGAATATCATCAAAACTGGATTTGATAATTGGATAAGTTCTGGCATGAAAATTGATTAA
- a CDS encoding nucleotidyl transferase AbiEii/AbiGii toxin family protein, whose product MGFTPEQIKGRIKSVAKQNNADARTLMRIYMMERFLERLAQSEYRDNFIIKGGILVTAMIGVAHRSTMDIDTSMKNLNLSAEDALRVVNQVKDIDLDDGVSFEVKDVSNIMDEMEYPGIRVTMNANVGRLITPLKIDISTGDVITPRAIEFNYDLLLEDRSISLWSYNLETILAEKLQTVLARGILNTRMRDFYDIRMLLDTYEDKVNKAVLKDAFAATCKKRGTNHLQEQAEEIIKIIEADEQLQVLWRAYQKKYSYAAEIDYASVISGVRKLMDWIR is encoded by the coding sequence ATGGGATTTACACCTGAACAGATAAAAGGGCGTATCAAGAGCGTTGCAAAACAGAACAATGCAGACGCAAGGACACTCATGCGAATCTATATGATGGAGCGTTTTCTGGAAAGACTGGCACAATCAGAATATCGGGATAACTTCATTATCAAAGGCGGAATACTAGTTACGGCAATGATTGGTGTTGCGCACCGTTCCACGATGGACATAGACACCAGCATGAAGAATCTAAATCTGTCTGCGGAGGATGCCTTGCGAGTTGTCAATCAGGTCAAAGATATTGACCTTGACGATGGTGTTTCTTTTGAGGTTAAAGATGTTTCCAATATCATGGATGAAATGGAGTATCCGGGAATCCGCGTTACCATGAACGCCAATGTGGGAAGATTGATTACGCCTTTGAAAATTGATATTTCCACGGGCGACGTGATTACCCCACGGGCAATCGAGTTCAATTATGATCTCTTGCTGGAAGATCGTTCTATCAGTCTATGGTCGTATAATTTGGAAACTATATTAGCCGAGAAGTTGCAGACGGTTTTAGCGAGGGGCATCTTAAATACCCGAATGAGAGATTTTTACGATATACGGATGCTGCTTGATACATACGAAGATAAAGTCAATAAGGCTGTTTTGAAAGATGCTTTTGCAGCAACTTGTAAAAAGAGAGGAACAAATCATCTGCAGGAGCAGGCCGAGGAGATTATCAAAATTATTGAAGCAGATGAACAGCTTCAAGTGCTGTGGAGAGCATATCAGAAGAAATACTCGTATGCAGCAGAAATTGATTATGCCAGTGTGATAAGCGGCGTAAGAAAATTGATGGATTGGATTCGATAA
- a CDS encoding Pycsar system effector family protein, with the protein MIGEDVIVATINEFDKRIVKGIVTMMGTIIADTLDTEEQIEEAKASLDRINGWINSCDSKAGTVLALTGVLLTIIFTNDGVAEMYNVLQSIIPPVNFCTVLYIGFLGISVLTLCYGIARLITTLIARIDANIYQQPEMITDSVLFFGKISDRASYQIFQNDILSIKKEDYLKDLLSQVYINSKIANEKYVNYNKGIKWTIIGFIAFIVMFLIGIFLY; encoded by the coding sequence ATGATCGGCGAAGATGTGATAGTAGCTACGATAAATGAATTTGATAAACGGATTGTGAAAGGAATCGTCACAATGATGGGAACAATAATAGCAGATACATTGGATACAGAAGAACAAATAGAAGAGGCGAAAGCTTCACTGGATAGAATAAATGGCTGGATAAATAGTTGTGATTCAAAAGCAGGTACAGTGCTTGCATTGACAGGTGTTTTATTAACCATCATTTTCACAAATGATGGAGTGGCTGAAATGTACAACGTGTTGCAGAGTATTATACCGCCAGTAAATTTTTGTACAGTTTTATATATTGGATTTCTTGGGATTTCTGTACTCACGCTGTGCTATGGAATTGCGCGATTAATTACAACATTAATTGCAAGAATTGATGCTAACATTTACCAGCAACCTGAAATGATAACAGATTCGGTTTTGTTTTTTGGAAAGATAAGCGATAGGGCATCCTATCAGATTTTTCAAAATGATATATTAAGCATAAAAAAGGAAGATTATTTGAAAGATCTCCTTTCCCAAGTCTACATAAACTCGAAAATTGCAAATGAAAAATATGTGAACTACAATAAAGGGATTAAGTGGACGATAATTGGGTTTATTGCATTTATCGTAATGTTTCTAATTGGAATCTTCTTGTATTGA